One region of Intestinimonas massiliensis (ex Afouda et al. 2020) genomic DNA includes:
- a CDS encoding DUF2804 domain-containing protein — MERVCAGGDVLCTVAGLWYNHGRALGCGPRGNLTEPGWARRPLPVYDRSRVKGGPARRKEWDYYLVMGDGFALALTIADSSCLGVASISLLDFQEGGQVTRSPVRLLPMGATGLPGTSQRGNAAVSGRGYALLFHNDGQNRTLTAHMERFREDQTLDAHVILTEAPPESMVICTPFGKPGHFHYNQKINGLRAQGTVRLGEQVRRFEPETAFGTLDWGRGVWTWHNTWYWASASGRLDGVPFGFNLGCGFGDTSAATENAVFYDGRVHKLSDVAFRLPWDRMAPWTFTGERCALSMTPVLDRSACAGAGPLRSEQHQIFGRFNGTVVLDDGTPLRVRDLMGSAEKVENRW, encoded by the coding sequence ATGGAAAGGGTATGCGCCGGCGGGGATGTCCTATGCACGGTGGCGGGCTTGTGGTATAATCACGGCAGAGCGTTAGGATGCGGGCCCAGGGGAAACCTGACCGAGCCGGGGTGGGCTCGGCGGCCCCTGCCCGTCTACGACCGCTCCCGGGTGAAGGGCGGCCCCGCCCGGCGCAAGGAGTGGGACTACTATCTGGTCATGGGGGATGGCTTCGCCCTGGCCCTGACCATCGCGGACAGCTCCTGCCTGGGCGTGGCTTCCATCTCCCTGCTGGACTTTCAGGAGGGCGGGCAGGTGACCCGAAGCCCTGTGCGGCTGCTGCCCATGGGCGCCACCGGCCTGCCCGGGACCTCCCAGAGGGGGAATGCGGCGGTGTCCGGCCGGGGCTATGCCCTGCTGTTCCACAACGACGGGCAGAACCGTACACTCACCGCCCACATGGAGCGGTTCCGGGAGGACCAGACCCTGGACGCCCATGTGATCCTCACCGAAGCGCCGCCGGAGTCCATGGTCATCTGCACTCCCTTCGGCAAGCCGGGGCACTTTCATTACAACCAGAAGATCAACGGCCTGCGGGCCCAGGGGACGGTGCGTCTGGGGGAGCAGGTGCGGCGCTTCGAGCCGGAGACCGCCTTCGGCACCCTGGACTGGGGCCGGGGGGTGTGGACCTGGCACAATACCTGGTACTGGGCCTCGGCCTCGGGCCGGCTGGACGGCGTGCCCTTTGGCTTCAACCTGGGCTGCGGCTTCGGAGACACCTCGGCAGCCACGGAGAACGCGGTCTTTTATGACGGAAGGGTCCATAAGCTGTCTGACGTGGCGTTCCGCCTGCCCTGGGACCGGATGGCCCCCTGGACCTTTACGGGAGAACGGTGCGCCCTCTCCATGACCCCGGTGCTGGACCGCTCGGCCTGTGCGGGCGCGGGGCCGCTCCGGTCGGAGCAGCATCAGATCTTCGGCCGGTTCAACGGCACCGTGGTGCTGGACGACGGTACGCCCCTCCGGGTGAGGGACCTGATGGGCTCTGCGGAAAAGGTGGAGAATCGGTGGTAG